The Patescibacteria group bacterium genome segment GTGATTGAAACAATTTCAGGTGCGCGTGGAGAGATATGTTCACGTGGTTTGGAAATTTCATTTTCGATTACATCAAGAATCTTCAGGCGTGCACGTTTTGCTTCCGTAAGTGCCTCCACAAGTATCGGAATCGGTATTCCGCCAACTTTCACATCCATTTGAATGGCAGTGATTCCTTTTCTGGTTCCAGCAACTTTCAGATCCATATCACCATGATGGTCTTCTGGACCTTGAATATCAGTTAAGATTTTATATTTGTTGGTATCTCCCATCATAAGTCCAAGCGCAATCCCCGCCACGGGGCGCACAATGGGCACACCACCATCCATAAGTGCTATTGTGCTAGCACAGACTGACGCCATTGAGGTTGAGCCGTTTGATGCCATACTTTCCGATACAATACGTATTGTGTACGGGAAAGCTTCTTTATCAGGAATTATAGGTTCAAGTGCTTTTTCGGCAAGTGCACCGTGCCCTATCATTCTTCGGTTGGGGCCACCGAGTCGACCAGTTTCGCCGACAGAAAATGGCGGGAAGTTGTAATGGTGCATAAAACGTTTTGTGGCTTTCCGTGCTTCTATACTATCTATAATCTGAGAATCCTGAGGTCCCCCTAAAGTCAATGCCGAGAATACATGAGTACCGCCGCGATAGAAGATTCCCGAACCATGCAAAATCGGCGATACTTTTCCAGCCTTGGCAAACAAAGGTCGCACCTCGTTCATTTTTCTTCCATCGGCACGCTTTTCATTTTCAAGCGCTTCTCTATGAAGTGTGTCACTGACCATGTCTTCGTAATAATATGGTGCAAAGACACACTCTTCTTCGGATAATATCTCCTGCACCTGTTCAAGCCACTCATTTTTAAGTGTTTCAGTGGCTTTCTTGCCGTCCTCAGAAAAAATTGCGTCTGAAAGTTTCTGTGCAACCTCTTTTTCAAAAAGCGATATGAGGGGCTGTGGCACTTCTCTCTTTTCTATAACATGCTTTTTCTTACCAATTTCTTTTGCAATTTTGTTTTGAAATTCCTGAAGTGCGTGTATTTCCTCGGAGGCTTTTTTAAACGCTTCAACTAGTACCGATTCATCTGACTCATGAGAGCCGACCTCAATCATATTTATACTCCTGTCTTTTCCGCAGATAATCATATCTACTTCTGTATCTGAGTTCTCTCTGAAAGTATATGGTGGATTAATCGCAAACTCTCCATTTCCTTTGTGTTTACCAATTCTTACAGCACTAATAGGCCCGTTCC includes the following:
- a CDS encoding polyribonucleotide nucleotidyltransferase is translated as MEEKEYSLQIGGKTLTAQFTNLADQANGSVLLRYGNTTVLATAVMSLNERDGLNYFPLTVDYEEKFYAAGAILGSRFVRREGRPSEEAILSGRVVDRAIRPMFDSHIRREIQIVITVLSIDEDDPDILAVNAASLALLTSDIPWNGPISAVRIGKHKGNGEFAINPPYTFRENSDTEVDMIICGKDRSINMIEVGSHESDESVLVEAFKKASEEIHALQEFQNKIAKEIGKKKHVIEKREVPQPLISLFEKEVAQKLSDAIFSEDGKKATETLKNEWLEQVQEILSEEECVFAPYYYEDMVSDTLHREALENEKRADGRKMNEVRPLFAKAGKVSPILHGSGIFYRGGTHVFSALTLGGPQDSQIIDSIEARKATKRFMHHYNFPPFSVGETGRLGGPNRRMIGHGALAEKALEPIIPDKEAFPYTIRIVSESMASNGSTSMASVCASTIALMDGGVPIVRPVAGIALGLMMGDTNKYKILTDIQGPEDHHGDMDLKVAGTRKGITAIQMDVKVGGIPIPILVEALTEAKRARLKILDVIENEISKPREHISPRAPEIVSIT